The following nucleotide sequence is from Parus major isolate Abel chromosome 4, Parus_major1.1, whole genome shotgun sequence.
ttgtttaatatatttagatacggaaattaatataaataatattaatattattaattaatttaatattttagatatGGAAATAAGTAATTTGGGGAGTTTTGCTATTAAATATTCTCTGCATTCATTGAAACCCAAATAAAACTCAAAAAGTTGATCATATATGTGCTGATTTTAATATGTTAGTATTTAACTATGCAAGGGAAATTTGAAAGATGAAAGTGGGGAAAGAGTAGTGCTGTCACCTCCTTCTTTGCACTTGGCatagttttcttctgttttctatgaattttttttcttccaaatgtaATTATTTGGCCAGCTGTGAAACAAGTGATGTTTTAGTAATCAAGCAGAATTTGAGGAGCTCACTAATTATCTGCTAAAATTTGAAGTGCTGCTCAGTTAGTGGTTGTTGTTAAAGGGGCAGGAGGATCTCCGAGATGCAAAGCAGCATGCCCGGAGAGCAGGGACCGGTGACCACCAGGTGGCCCTGCGGTAGAAGGGAGCTCAGCACTCAGAAGGGCTTACACAATTTTTCACCTATCAGCAGTTCTAAAGAACTGGTAAAGTGCAAGTTACAATTTACTTTAGGCAGAGGTTTTTTTATAGTGATCGAACTTGttttctaaatctaaatctaagtttagatttttttccaaaaaggaGTATTATGTCTTGTCCCAGTCCTGCACagatttatttgtgtgtttatatTTGTTAGACAGATACTTGGCAAATTGATTACATTGATTAAGTTTGATTAAATTAAGACTGTGCAGTTGCATGTGCAGTGTTAGGGAAACATTGTTTATTGGAAGGAACTTGGAGCTTTCTCAATAAGGAAGTGCTAGAACTCaatttattaacatttattGAATTATAATAGTGTTAACTCATTACCAGCACTCTTATTGTCTTATGTTTAAAAAGTAGTTGAGAGAGAATCATAGCTAACTTTTTTGTCATGGCAGAGTGATATGTGCAGAAGTTACTAAAATTGGCAGACAGGAAggtatttttttacctttgatAACTCATTTGTGTGTTCATGATATTCCGTGTAATTGCTGATTGTGCTAAGGGATTTCCAGAAGTTCAAAGGGCTGTGGGATGTGATAAGTATTGCACAAAAGAGGTCAAAAGACATGATAGTGCTAAGGGTCCAATGCTCAGCAGTGAAAGAAAGATCCATTTAGCAGAATGACCATTCTAGAGTGACAATCCTGTTTTTTGGGGAAGATTTTTCAGAGTTGTACTATAATATACTGTGGGACTTGgtgcagaaaatatattaaaagtacAAGAGCATTTGCTAAAGTGAAACTAGATCCATGAATGCTGTATGAGTGTTATGTCATAATAAGAAAGTTATCTACTGCTTTATATAATATGCTTTAGAGCACCTGCAGTGGGGGTTGTTtctctgctgggtttgctgGAAGGTGCAGCAATCACCTAGCTGAGATGGGGGCAGAGAGAAAAGGGCACACCTCACTGAGGCAAATGAaggtgggaggcagcagcagagaaggggCAAAGGCTGTTGCACACTGCTGAGACTAAGGATGTACAGGAAGAGCCCTCAAGGTGAAAGGGAGCTCCTCCTGTCGTCTGGAAACACTTTTGATTGAATGCAGTGCCTGGGATGAGTTTGACAAGAAACCCTTTATTCGTAAAAGCAATTTCTTGGGAGAGACATCCTTCTTTGTCCTGTCCAGGCatagcagaagcagcagtggcACCAGCACAGGTGAATTCCTCATTCTCTTCTCCTTGTGCCCCACCAGGAGGTGCTGCTTGAGAAGGTGCCAGGGCCAGGAGAACATCTGCTGTGCTGGTCCCTCTGCTCGGCTTCCTTGGCTGTGTCCTTCAGAAGAGCAGGACAGTGCGGATACTGAAAagtggaagggaagggaaggtttgctgcagctcaggaggagGCAGTGGGGCAGGCAGGTGTGCCTGGGGTCTGGCCCCTTCTTTGTCATCCAGCCTCTTCCTGACTGAGCTGCATGAGACGTGCAGCAGCGGGGCAGCCTTCAAATCCCTGCTGAGGGGAGCCCTTGGGGAATAAGGCCACAGGatctgtgctgagctgagccaTGAGCAGGAGGGTTCCCTGTGCTGCACATGGGCTCTTCCCTCTGCGCTATGGCAGCTCTTGGCACCACTCAGCTGGGAGGCCCTGCTTCCTCCAAAGGCTCAGGTGCTCTTTGGGAAGCCAGTGttgcctgctctgcctgctggaaTTCTAGGAGGAGGTGTTGAGGTTTGCTGTACCTCGCTCCTGCTGGTCAGGGTCTCACCTTTTTCCGGCACGTAGCAACTCAAATCCCTCGTTCACTTGAGCGAATGGCAGCGTGTGTGTGATCAGCAAGTCTGAATTGAATTTCTTCTCCAAATAGCTGGAAACTAATTTGGGGACACAGTCCCTCAACTTCCAGCCTAGAAACAGGAGAAAGCAGCTGCATAACTAAAGGGAGAAAGGGTGTTTTGGTAGGGTAGTGTTACTGTGAGGGTCAGACTGAGAAACCAATGCTGGTGCCACAGTCTTGTGAgagattttctgttctttaggATGAGGGGTTTCTGTGTGAAACAAGCAGAGGACTATTTGCATGTATAATGCTAATAGGTAATGCAGGCAATGCATGCTCCTCTTTAGTTGTCTTCTACTTGAAAACCCTCCTTACCGTGACTTGTCAACTGCcgggaaaggaaaagctgaaatatttagaCTGTATAGTTAAGTCTTATACCTCCAAGCACAGTGCCTTTCCAGGTACGCCCAGTCAGCAAAAGCATGGGATCAATGGAAATTTTTGAACCAGAATCCAGTTCCCCAATCATCACACAGACACCGGTGTTCATATTGCAGGAAGCCAAGGCAGCAATCTGATGGGACAGGCAGGAGAATTAGAGAAAGCCCTGAAGAGCTGGTCAGGGGAGTGttctttcctgctcctcccagatAATGTGAACACACATCCCCCCttgtggagcagagctggagggctTGTGGCCTCTTTTAAGATTTGTACGCTGTTTCATCCCCAAGGCAGCAGACGGCCATTGTGCCTCCTGCATTGCAGGCAGCAGGTGAGGACCTTCCCTTGGGGGTGAATTTTGCCCTGAGAGGATCCTGTGATGAtctgggagggaggaaaggtgCTGAAGCACCACCTACCATGGTGTCTGCACGCCCGATGGCCTCAAAGGAGTAGTCCACGCCCTGCCCGGTCATCTCGGTGAGCACCTCCTGGACGGGCTTCCTCAAGTCTTGGGGGTTGATGCAGTCGgtggctcccagctccttggCCTTGGCGAACTTGTCGTTGTTGATGTCCACGGCAATGATGCGGGAAGCTCCAGCTGCCTTGCAGCCCATGACGACGGAGAGGCCAACTCCTCCGAGGCCAAAGATGGCACAGGTGGAGCCTGGTTTTACCTGCACAGATGGGACCCTGTGAGTCtccagcaggaagaggaggaggaggaggaagcaggggAGGTTTCATTTGCACAGGATTGATGAGGTTGTGAGGGTGGCCATGGTGTGCTAAACACCCCTAACTACCAACCTTGGCTGTGTTGATGGCAGCCCCATAGCCAGTTGAAAACCCACAGCCAAACAAGCAGACTTTGTCCAGAGGTGCCGCAGCATCGACCTTGGCAACGGCGTACTCTGGGACCACGGTGTATTCGGCAAAGGTGCTGATCCACAGGAAGTGGTGGATCTGCTTCCCTTTGCAAGAGAAGCGGCTGGTCTTGTCCGGCAGTAGACTTTGTGTTTCAGAGAAACTGTGGGGAGatgcaaatatttctatttGATTGACTAAAGCACTGATGGGGTTGTCAGACTTGTCACAAAGTCAACCCCGTGTAGGTGTaggggaaagcaaagcaaactcACTGGGACTTCTGGCAGTAGTTGGAGTCAGGATTCCGGCAGAAGCTGCATTCCCCACACTGAGGGATGCAAAGTGGCATGACTTTATCACCTGGAAGAAAACAATACCCCCTGTTAGGTGGCTCTGAGGATGCTGCCTGTGTGAGAGTTGATTTTTGAGTTGATTTATGAGTGTGAGTTACCTGGTTTCATAGAGGTCACTCCTTCCCCAACACTTTCCACAATTCCAGCTCCTTCATGGCCAGGTATAACTGGGAATTCTGCACTGGGAAAGCAGCCTTGCAGAAGGTGATCATCTGTCTGACAGATGCCTGTGGCCACAAGCTATTTAGAGAGGAGAAAGTAGATGACCTGGCCTCTGCCTTACTCAGTTTTTGGAAGCAATTTTCTCAGGGGTGTTATGATGCCCCCTCAGTCAGTGCTGGCACTCAATGGCAGAACACTGAGCCTGGGCTgggtttttccctttgtcttggttttaaagcagtaactaaaaaaattactagaaaacttacttatttcttgctgtgagataNNNNNNNNNNNGAAAACCCACAGCCAAGCATGCAGATTTTGTCCAGAGGTGCCGCAGCATCGATCTTGGCAACGGCGTACTCTGGGACCACGGTGTATTCAGCAAAGGTGCTGATCCACAGGAAGTGGTGGATCCGCTTCCCTTTGCAAGAGAAGCGGCTGGTCTTGTCTGGCAGCAGATTTTGTGGTTCAGAGAAACTGTGGGGTGGTAGAAACATCTGTATTTGATTGACTGATGGGAgtatatacttttttttaattgattgaTGAAGCACTGATGGGAGTGTCAGACTTGTCACAAAGTCAACCCTGTGTAGATGTaggggaaagcaaagcaaactcACTGGAACTTCTGGCAGTAGTTGGAGTCAGGATTCCGGCAGAAGCTGCATTCCCCACACTGAGGGATGGCAAGTGGGATCACTTTGTCTCCTGCAACACAGTGAATCTCTGTTAGGTGCCTTTTGCGCAGCAGACCCTGAGGGCACTGCCTGTTGAATCACATCTCCTGAGCTTTCTGAGGACAGAAACCTACCATGAgccctctgctttccctgtgaGGATGAATGCTCTGTGCCCCTCTCATCTACAGGAGGAACAGATTGGGAAAGTGGGCATGAGAGTCCAGTGCAATTTGTGTGCACTCAGGATTTTAACCACTGACTCAGGAGCAGGGGGAAGTTTCTGAGCTCTTGGCAGAGATTTGAGGCCTGAATCCTGGGTGTGTGTTTGAGTGTGTGTTGGTTACCTGGTTTCACAGCGGTCACTCCTTCTCCAATGCTTTCAACAATCCCAGCTCCTTCATGTCCTGGTATAACTGGGAAATCTACATTAGGCAAGGAACCTTTCAAAACGTGATCATCTGAGTGACAGATGCCTGTGGCCACAATCTGTTTGCAGAGGAAAGAGTAAATGGTGATTTCTAGAAATAGTCCAGCCTCTCTTTATCTCAGTTTGTGGAAGATTTTTCACAGAACTTCTCTGGACTGTTAATGCCTATGAGTGGACACAGATCATTTTGTTATATCCAAGGTACAGCCACAAGGAGAGCAACTCCcgcaagggagaaaaaaaattgaaataaagttTTTACCTTGATCCGGACTTCCCCTGCCTTTGGAGGTGCAACTTCCACCTCCTCAACAGAGAGAGGTTTGCTGGGGGCCCAGGCAACAGCAGCCCTGCACCTGATAACCTGGAAGCAACCGAGAAGAATTCATTGCAGAGAACGGTTCACCTTTGACAAAAAGCCCAGACAGTTGTCCCACAATCACCAAAGCCAGAGGTGTAGAACACGTGTCTCTGCAGACTGCAGCACACACTTCTAGAGCTACACAGCTGTCCTGTGCTGTTTCTGGGGGTTGCTGGTTGGGTGAGATGTNNNNNNNNNNNNNNNNNNNNNNNNNNNNNNNNNNNNNNNNNNNNNNNNNNNNNNNNNNNNNNNNNNNNNNNNNNNNNNNNNNNNNNNNNNNNNNNNNNNNNNNNNNNNNNNNNNNNNNNNNNNNNNNNNNNNNNNNNNNNNNNNNacaagaaaactatttctgttacagctttttacttctctgatgccagctgcccagaaaaatCTGCCAccagattttctcctcccatttcacatcactctgaggtgtgtatgggttaatgagtctagggatgtcatttttaaggatgagttattcaaaggcaaaagttctcttcatctgtctctgtgagcctccctggaaatagttttctctttgcctcaagTGGCctcaaatcttcaactattacttctccccctctgttccagcacctcactgtatcataATTAATCTACCTTTTCCTCAAAATCTaaactttgaacactccattcctcccaatatactctgtcatgaattaaaggagttttttccagaacactattgtccatctccatagctttaacagaaaaatgtttcagcttataaagcatctccttattctctcttccccatctaaaacttaactcttttctccactgtctttgatggttttatgatgtcttcttcatgttgattgtctctctctctctgtgaaAAAGGAGTAATCTTTAAGTCTCATCCAGGTAGTAAGAGTTGAAgttttggaaagctgcagatgttcatggtgtcaagtttcagttcagcagcagaaaccgCAAACCAAGCCAGGCTGGCCAGCTCCATTTCTCCCCCCTCACCCTCTGcggccttgtccagcctggagtgggaggaggaggcCGAGACAGAGCCTGTTACCTCGtcagaagccagaaaccaaagagatTAAGAAAGccctggctttacatcttaaggtggtgttcacaagttgatctcacttctcaatggtcaaaactgctgtcagttcttagaaatgaccgataattggtcacAAGAAAAGACTCTCATCAGCCTCTCgcagcttcaacttcctcccagctcccgaagctatcttaaaggtaaagtcaccccatgacaccCTTCTGCTCACTCTGAGTGCTCCTTGTGGCTTTCCTCTGCACTGAGCTGGAGGTGGTAATGGAAGGGAGGCCACAGTGTGGGAATCAGGGCCCAGTCCAGCAGAGCAAGGGCTGGAGACAGGAATTCCTATGTGATAGCTTAGGCAAGGATAAGGCAAAAAATGAGCCCCTGGCAGATGGTGCATTTGAGCCAAGGCAGCTCTGGACAATTAAAACCTCTTGGAGGACACAGatctgtcaccctgaaaattaaagtCTTCTGacaatgttttcatagttttagttactttcccatgaaagttctataaacataagttgcTTACCACATTgcttctaagaaacatcttttgatggatgtttcgcatgaccagtgtgcctgggaaggtggtaacttaattatccaatccctggtcattgttgagaatctataaatactggagtcagagaataaaggtgCTGCTTTTTTGTTCTGACACCAAGAAGCatttgtgtgaatcattttgtgtcctttagtgaCATAGATCCTTGAGTTATACTGAAGGTATAATCACAAGAAGAGCAATTCCCacaaggaaggaagagaaaaaaatattgaaatatatttttaccttGATCCGGACTTCCCCTGCCTTTGGGGGTGCAACTTCCACCTCTTCAACAGAGAGTGGTTCTCTGGGGGCCCAAGCAACAGCAGCCCTGCACCTGATAACCTGGAAGCAACCAAGAAGAATTCATTGCATAGGAACATTTGGCTTTAGCACACGGCTGGGGGAAGTCATCCTGCAATCATCTGAACCTGAGGTGTTCAAACTTGGTGATGCTCAGCTGCACCTGAAACCGAGTGATAGCCAATAAACACTGGCCCAGCTTAAGGTCTGCAGAAACCCCATTTGTGTTTTGTCACCCAAAGATCATCAGCTAGAGCCTTGGAAAATTATTGGGTTTTGATAGCTTCGGTGGATTTTTCATAATATCCCCATATGATACTGGCCAGACTGTGCTGTCATGGGGACTGAGGACTCTACCAGGTGGAAATGCCTGTGGAGAGCTTTGATGTGAGCCCTGTGACACACTGGGCTGAAAGGAAGTGAGAAGGGTTATGGAATTGTCCATATGATCCATTTATTTGGAACTGGATAATTTCTCCCCTTGCCAAAAGGATGATTTCTGTGTGCCATTGCCCAAACCCTGTGCCGCTTGATCCAAAGCTGTTTGGCATCAGCAAAATGGAGTTTGCAGCTTGAAAAGGGCACGGCCATGGACAAGGTCGAGGGCAGGAGACGAGTGGCTGAAGAAGGCACCACTGAAGAGCTCCTtttgctgccagagcaggagcacagagtgGGATTGAGCAGGATTTTTCCGAGCAGCACAATTGCGTATTTTGTGTCCCgagcagctgggcaggacagaggggGAGTGCACGACCTAATGCAGGTACGGACACGGGCAGTTGTCCAAAAGCAGAATCCGGTGACATTCACAGGG
It contains:
- the LOC107202990 gene encoding alcohol dehydrogenase 1-like isoform X3, producing MATAGKVIRCRAAVAWAPSKPLSVEEVEVAPPKAGEVRIKLVATGICQTDDHLLQGCFPSAEFPVIPGHEGAGIVESVGEGVTSMKPGDKVMPLCIPQCGECSFCRNPDSNYCQKSHFSETQSLLPDKTSRFSCKGKQIHHFLWISTFAEYTVVPEYAVAKVDAAAPLDKVCLFGCGFSTGYGAAINTAKVKPGSTCAIFGLGGVGLSVVMGCKAAGASRIIAVDINNDKFAKAKELGATDCINPQDLRKPVQEVLTEMTGQGVDYSFEAIGRADTMIAALASCNMNTGVCVMIGELDSGSKISIDPMLLLTGRTWKGTVLGGWKLRDCVPKLVSSYLEKKFNSDLLITHTLPFAQVNEGFELLRAGKSIRTVLLF
- the LOC107202990 gene encoding alcohol dehydrogenase 1-like isoform X6 — encoded protein: MATAGKVIRCRAAVAWAPSKPLSVEEVEVAPPKAGEVRIKIVATGICHSDDHVLKGSLPNVDFPVIPGHEGAGIVESIGEGVTAVKPGDKVMPLCIPQCGECSFCRNPDSNYCQKSHFSETQSLLPDKTSRFSCKGKQIHHFLWISTFAEYTVVPEYAVAKVDAAAPLDKVCLFGCGFSTGYGAAINTAKVKPGSTCAIFGLGGVGLSVVMGCKAAGASRIIAVDINNDKFAKAKELGATDCINPQDLRKPVQEVLTEMTGQGVDYSFEAIGRADTMIAALASCNMNTGVCVMIGELDSGSKISIDPMLLLTGRTWKGTVLGGWKLRDCVPKLVSSYLEKKFNSDLLITHTLPFAQVNEGFELLRAGKSIRTVLLF
- the LOC107202990 gene encoding alcohol dehydrogenase 1-like isoform X1, encoding MATAGKVIRCRAAVAWAPSKPLSVEEVEVAPPKAGEVRIKIVATGICHSDDHVLKGSLPNVDFPVIPGHEGAGIVESIGEGVTAVKPGDKVIPLAIPQCGECSFCRNPDSNYCQKFHFSETQSLLPDKTSRFSCKGKQIHHFLWISTFAEYTVVPEYAVAKVDAAAPLDKVCLFGCGFSTGYGAAINTAKVKPGSTCAIFGLGGVGLSVVMGCKAAGASRIIAVDINNDKFAKAKELGATDCINPQDLRKPVQEVLTEMTGQGVDYSFEAIGRADTMIAALASCNMNTGVCVMIGELDSGSKISIDPMLLLTGRTWKGTVLGGWKLRDCVPKLVSSYLEKKFNSDLLITHTLPFAQVNEGFELLRAGKSIRTVLLF
- the LOC107202990 gene encoding alcohol dehydrogenase 1-like isoform X2, which produces MATAGKVIRCRAAVAWAPREPLSVEEVEVAPPKAGEVRIKIVATGICHSDDHVLKGSLPNVDFPVIPGHEGAGIVESIGEGVTAVKPGDKVIPLAIPQCGECSFCRNPDSNYCQKFHFSETQSLLPDKTSRFSCKGKQIHHFLWISTFAEYTVVPEYAVAKVDAAAPLDKVCLFGCGFSTGYGAAINTAKVKPGSTCAIFGLGGVGLSVVMGCKAAGASRIIAVDINNDKFAKAKELGATDCINPQDLRKPVQEVLTEMTGQGVDYSFEAIGRADTMIAALASCNMNTGVCVMIGELDSGSKISIDPMLLLTGRTWKGTVLGGWKLRDCVPKLVSSYLEKKFNSDLLITHTLPFAQVNEGFELLRAGKSIRTVLLF
- the LOC107202990 gene encoding alcohol dehydrogenase 1-like isoform X5, encoding MATAGKVIRCRAAVAWAPREPLSVEEVEVAPPKAGEVRIKLVATGICQTDDHLLQGCFPSAEFPVIPGHEGAGIVESVGEGVTSMKPGDKVMPLCIPQCGECSFCRNPDSNYCQKSHFSETQSLLPDKTSRFSCKGKQIHHFLWISTFAEYTVVPEYAVAKVDAAAPLDKVCLFGCGFSTGYGAAINTAKVKPGSTCAIFGLGGVGLSVVMGCKAAGASRIIAVDINNDKFAKAKELGATDCINPQDLRKPVQEVLTEMTGQGVDYSFEAIGRADTMIAALASCNMNTGVCVMIGELDSGSKISIDPMLLLTGRTWKGTVLGGWKLRDCVPKLVSSYLEKKFNSDLLITHTLPFAQVNEGFELLRAGKSIRTVLLF
- the LOC107202990 gene encoding alcohol dehydrogenase 1-like isoform X4 — its product is MATAGKVIRCRAAVAWAPSKPLSVEEVEVAPPKAGEVRIKIVATGICHSDDHVLKGSLPNVDFPVIPGHEGAGIVESIGEGVTAVKPGDKVIPLAIPQCGECSFCRNPDSNYCQKFHFSEPQNLLPDKTSRFSCKGKRIHHFLWISTFAEYTVVPEYAVAKIDAAAPLDKICMLGCGFSTGYGAAINTAKVKPGSTCAIFGLGGVGLSVVMGCKAAGASRIIAVDINNDKFAKAKELGATDCINPQDLRKPVQEVLTEMTGQGVDYSFEAIGRADTMIAALASCNMNTGVCVMIGELDSGSKISIDPMLLLTGRTWKGTVLGGWKLRDCVPKLVSSYLEKKFNSDLLITHTLPFAQVNEGFELLRAGKSIRTVLLF